Proteins encoded by one window of Pseudomonas sp. PSKL.D1:
- a CDS encoding cupin domain-containing protein, which translates to MTDLSQQQDAPKSWDRPADADLASWMQTRIARYETRRYDWDALKFQADYDPKFRRAQMRYVGTGGTGVGSDMNTIPSEHFTFSTMVIPAGHEGPPHLHTDVEEVFFVLRGKLKVIIEKDGERFETVLTDRDLISVPPGVYREEINIGDEDALMCVMLGAKKPVTPTYPPAHPLASIKRG; encoded by the coding sequence ATGACCGACCTTTCCCAACAGCAAGACGCCCCGAAAAGCTGGGACCGCCCCGCCGACGCCGACCTCGCCAGCTGGATGCAAACCCGCATCGCCCGCTACGAAACCCGCCGTTACGACTGGGACGCGCTGAAGTTCCAGGCCGACTACGACCCCAAGTTCCGCCGCGCGCAGATGCGTTACGTGGGCACCGGCGGCACCGGCGTGGGCAGTGACATGAACACCATTCCCTCGGAGCACTTCACTTTCTCCACCATGGTCATCCCGGCCGGCCACGAAGGCCCGCCCCACCTGCACACCGACGTCGAAGAAGTGTTCTTCGTGCTGCGCGGCAAGCTCAAGGTAATCATCGAGAAAGACGGCGAGCGCTTCGAAACCGTGCTGACCGACCGCGACCTGATTTCCGTGCCGCCAGGGGTGTACCGCGAAGAGATCAACATCGGCGATGAAGACGCACTGATGTGCGTGATGCTCGGCGCCAAGAAGCCGGTAACCCCGACCTACCCGCCAGCCCACCCGCTGGCCTCGATCAAGCGCGGGTAA
- a CDS encoding alpha/beta fold hydrolase: MPNLDLHFAERLLRLDGAQLAVRQAGSGEAVVLLHGIGSGAASWLQVATGLSERARVIAWDAPGYGQSTPLPMAAPRASDYAARLLQALDALGVQRCMLVGHSLGALTACAFARQHPQRVSRLVLLSPARGYGAEPEQGQAVRAKRLHSLEQLGIEQMARERSAHLLSANASAEALAWVQWNMARLQPHGYRQAIELLCGDYLLRYTPLAVACDVHCGSADGITRPEDCRALADALGAPFHLIAGAGHACAIEQPDTVTGLLARALDASLTGSAP; encoded by the coding sequence ATGCCCAACCTCGACCTGCATTTTGCCGAGCGCCTGCTGCGCCTGGACGGCGCCCAACTGGCCGTGCGCCAGGCCGGCAGCGGCGAAGCCGTGGTGCTGCTGCACGGCATCGGTTCGGGCGCGGCGAGCTGGCTGCAAGTGGCCACGGGCTTGAGCGAGCGTGCCCGGGTGATTGCCTGGGATGCGCCGGGGTATGGGCAGTCCACGCCACTGCCCATGGCCGCACCCCGTGCCAGCGACTATGCCGCGCGCCTGCTGCAGGCGCTGGATGCCTTGGGCGTGCAGCGCTGCATGCTGGTGGGCCACTCCCTTGGCGCGCTCACCGCCTGCGCCTTCGCCCGGCAGCACCCGCAGCGGGTCAGCCGCCTGGTGCTGCTGAGCCCGGCACGCGGTTATGGCGCCGAGCCGGAACAAGGCCAGGCGGTGCGCGCCAAGCGCCTGCACAGCCTGGAGCAACTGGGCATCGAGCAGATGGCCCGCGAGCGCAGCGCCCATTTGCTGTCTGCCAATGCCAGTGCCGAAGCGCTGGCCTGGGTGCAGTGGAACATGGCCCGGCTGCAGCCTCACGGCTATCGCCAGGCCATCGAACTGCTGTGCGGCGATTACCTGCTGCGCTACACGCCCCTGGCCGTGGCCTGCGACGTGCACTGCGGCAGCGCCGACGGCATCACTCGCCCCGAAGACTGCCGCGCCCTGGCTGATGCACTGGGCGCCCCGTTCCACCTGATTGCCGGCGCCGGCCATGCCTGCGCCATCGAACAACCCGACACGGTGACGGGCCTGCTGGCCCGCGCCCTGGACGCCTCTTTAACAGGTAGCGCGCCATGA
- a CDS encoding IclR family transcriptional regulator — protein sequence MDNLKDNQDKYIVPGLERGLLLLCEFSRQNRTLTAPELARRLSLPRSTIFRLLTTLETMGFVTRSGNEYRLGMSVLRLGFEYLASLELTELGQPLLARLCDHLNYPSNLVVRDGRSIVYVAKVSPPSVFSSAVTVGTRLPAHATVLGRILLADLSLAELRELYPEEHLEQYSPCTPKTVLELFNLVQADRLRGFVSGEGFFESTISTVAAPVRDASGQVVAALGLTIPTVQIGHVNFDNLLGQVRGSADELSRLLNYRPGSGHVTALMRD from the coding sequence ATGGACAACTTGAAGGACAACCAGGACAAGTACATTGTCCCCGGCCTGGAACGCGGCCTGCTGCTGTTGTGTGAATTCAGCCGGCAAAACCGCACCCTGACCGCCCCCGAGCTGGCCCGGCGCCTGTCGCTGCCGCGCTCGACCATCTTCCGCCTGCTGACCACCCTGGAAACCATGGGCTTCGTCACCCGCAGCGGCAACGAGTACCGCTTGGGCATGTCGGTGCTGCGCCTGGGCTTCGAATACCTGGCCTCGCTGGAACTCACCGAACTGGGCCAGCCGCTGCTGGCACGCCTGTGCGACCACCTCAACTACCCCAGTAACCTGGTGGTGCGCGACGGCCGTTCGATCGTTTACGTGGCCAAGGTTTCGCCGCCTTCGGTGTTCTCCAGCGCAGTCACTGTCGGCACCCGCCTGCCGGCCCACGCCACCGTGCTGGGGCGCATCCTGCTGGCCGACCTGAGCCTGGCCGAACTGCGCGAGCTGTACCCGGAAGAGCATTTGGAACAGTACTCGCCGTGCACGCCGAAAACCGTGCTGGAACTGTTCAACCTGGTGCAGGCCGACCGCCTGCGCGGTTTTGTGAGCGGCGAAGGCTTCTTCGAATCGACCATCTCCACCGTGGCCGCACCGGTGCGCGATGCCAGCGGCCAGGTGGTGGCAGCGCTGGGTCTGACCATCCCCACCGTGCAGATCGGCCACGTTAATTTCGACAACCTGCTCGGCCAGGTACGCGGCAGCGCCGATGAGCTGTCGCGCCTGCTCAACTACCGGCCCGGCAGCGGCCACGTCACCGCACTGATGAGGGACTGA
- a CDS encoding SDR family oxidoreductase, which translates to MNPYQLQGSTVIVTGGSSGIGYACVELLLEAGARVAFCGRNEDRLRSAEASLRERFPEAQLLAQVCDVLNAASVQAFAAASLAALGPAQVLVNNAGQGRVSTFADTTDDAWNEELQLKFFSVIHPVRAFMAQLQSQANASIVCVNSLLASQPEPHMVATSAARAGLKNLVRSMAFEFAEHGIRVNGILIGLVESGQWRRRFEAREERELDWSQWTAQLAQRKHIPLGRLGLPKEAAQAILFLASPLSAYTTGSHIDVSGGLSRHA; encoded by the coding sequence ATGAACCCCTATCAACTTCAAGGCAGCACGGTGATCGTCACCGGCGGCTCGTCCGGCATCGGCTACGCCTGTGTCGAACTGCTGCTCGAAGCGGGCGCCCGCGTAGCGTTTTGCGGGCGCAACGAAGACCGCCTGCGCAGCGCCGAAGCGAGCCTGCGTGAACGCTTCCCCGAAGCGCAGTTGCTGGCACAGGTGTGTGATGTGCTGAACGCCGCCTCGGTGCAGGCCTTTGCCGCCGCCAGCCTGGCCGCGCTGGGCCCGGCACAGGTGCTGGTGAATAACGCCGGCCAAGGCCGCGTATCGACGTTCGCCGACACCACCGACGACGCCTGGAACGAAGAACTGCAGCTGAAGTTCTTCTCGGTGATCCACCCGGTGCGCGCCTTCATGGCGCAACTGCAAAGCCAGGCCAACGCGTCGATCGTTTGCGTCAACTCGCTGCTGGCCAGCCAGCCCGAGCCGCACATGGTCGCCACCTCCGCCGCCCGTGCCGGGCTGAAAAACCTGGTGCGCTCGATGGCCTTTGAATTCGCCGAACACGGCATCCGGGTCAACGGCATCCTCATTGGCCTGGTGGAGTCCGGCCAATGGCGCCGCCGCTTCGAGGCCCGTGAAGAACGCGAGCTGGACTGGTCGCAATGGACCGCGCAGCTCGCCCAACGCAAGCACATTCCCCTGGGCCGCCTTGGCCTGCCGAAAGAAGCGGCGCAGGCCATCCTGTTCCTCGCCTCGCCCCTGTCGGCCTACACCACTGGCAGTCATATCGATGTATCCGGAGGCCTGTCCCGCCATGCGTAA
- a CDS encoding thiamine pyrophosphate-binding protein yields the protein MRNENTVTVGAVITAFLEQCDVKAAFGVISIHNMPILDAFAVRGNIRFVMARGEAGATNMADAYARSSGGLGVCLTSTGTAAGNAAGAMVEALTAGTPLLHITGQIETPYLDQELAYIHEARDQLTMLKAVSKAAFRVRSVETALSTLKLAVQTAMTAPTGPVSVEIPIDIQSAFIPMPTDLSPLPIPVAAPAAEALDLVAERLASARRPLLWLGGGARHAGAQVKRLLAMGVGVITSTQGRGVVNEDDERCLGAFSQNKLVEGFMQTCDALVVAGSRLRSNETFKYALKLPRTTLRIDVNPAIEGRSYPSDLFVCGDAALALEGLADRLQGRLNVDPGFIDELKAVRAEARQQLVADLGPYSAMVEQLQAQTGRNFTWVRDVTLSNSIWGNRLLNLYHPLAGVHALGGGIGQGLAMGIGAAVAAAETAPGRKVFALAGDGGFILNLGELATLVQEKANVVILLMNDQRYGVIRNIQDAIYGARHAYVELHTPDYSKLAESLGLRHGLVKDLKDFGTVLGGALNESGPFLLEVDMLSVGGFATRFAGPPNSETKAQKATA from the coding sequence ATGCGTAACGAAAACACCGTCACCGTCGGTGCCGTCATCACCGCGTTCCTCGAACAATGCGACGTAAAAGCCGCCTTCGGGGTGATCTCGATCCACAACATGCCGATCCTCGATGCCTTTGCCGTGCGCGGCAACATCCGCTTCGTGATGGCCCGCGGTGAGGCCGGGGCCACCAACATGGCCGATGCCTACGCCCGCAGCAGCGGTGGCCTGGGCGTGTGCCTGACCTCCACCGGCACCGCCGCCGGCAACGCTGCCGGGGCCATGGTCGAAGCGCTTACCGCCGGCACCCCGCTGCTGCACATCACCGGGCAGATCGAAACGCCGTACCTGGACCAGGAACTGGCCTACATCCACGAAGCCCGCGACCAGCTGACCATGCTCAAGGCGGTGTCCAAGGCGGCGTTCCGCGTGCGCAGCGTGGAGACCGCACTCAGCACCCTGAAGCTGGCCGTGCAAACCGCCATGACCGCCCCCACCGGGCCGGTGAGCGTGGAAATCCCGATCGACATCCAGTCGGCGTTCATCCCCATGCCCACCGACCTGTCGCCGCTGCCCATCCCGGTGGCCGCGCCCGCCGCCGAAGCGCTGGACCTGGTGGCCGAGCGCCTGGCCAGCGCCCGTCGCCCGCTGCTGTGGCTGGGCGGCGGCGCCCGCCACGCCGGTGCGCAGGTCAAGCGCCTGCTGGCAATGGGCGTGGGGGTGATCACCTCTACCCAAGGCCGTGGCGTGGTCAACGAAGACGACGAGCGCTGCCTGGGCGCGTTCTCGCAAAACAAGCTGGTCGAAGGCTTCATGCAAACCTGCGACGCCCTGGTAGTGGCCGGCTCGCGCCTGCGCAGCAACGAAACCTTCAAGTACGCCCTGAAACTGCCGCGCACCACCCTGCGCATCGACGTCAACCCGGCCATCGAAGGCCGCAGCTACCCCAGCGACCTGTTTGTTTGTGGTGACGCAGCCCTGGCCCTGGAAGGCCTGGCCGACCGCCTGCAAGGCCGCCTGAACGTCGACCCGGGCTTTATCGACGAACTCAAGGCCGTGCGCGCCGAGGCGCGCCAGCAACTGGTCGCCGACCTGGGGCCGTATTCGGCCATGGTCGAACAGTTGCAGGCCCAGACCGGGCGCAACTTCACCTGGGTGCGCGATGTGACCCTGTCCAACAGCATCTGGGGCAACCGCCTGCTCAACCTGTACCACCCGCTGGCTGGCGTGCACGCGCTGGGGGGTGGCATTGGCCAAGGTTTGGCGATGGGCATCGGTGCGGCGGTGGCCGCGGCCGAGACCGCCCCGGGGCGCAAGGTATTCGCCCTGGCCGGTGACGGTGGCTTCATCCTCAACCTGGGCGAACTGGCGACCCTGGTGCAGGAAAAGGCCAACGTGGTGATCCTGCTGATGAACGACCAGCGCTACGGCGTGATCCGCAATATCCAGGACGCCATCTACGGCGCCCGCCACGCCTACGTCGAGCTGCACACGCCCGATTACAGCAAGCTCGCCGAATCCCTCGGCCTGCGCCACGGCCTGGTCAAAGACCTCAAGGACTTCGGCACCGTACTCGGCGGCGCGCTCAACGAAAGCGGCCCGTTCCTGCTGGAAGTGGACATGCTCAGCGTAGGCGGTTTCGCCACCCGCTTTGCCGGCCCGCCCAACAGCGAAACCAAGGCGCAGAAGGCCACGGCCTGA
- a CDS encoding aspartate dehydrogenase yields MLNITMIGCGAIGVAVLELLEKDPQLRVDAVIATADSVGLVEQRLASFGQPPRVLTALPADARPDLLVECAGHKAIEEHVLPALERGIACLIVSVGALSEPGLVERLEAAAARGNTRIELLPGAIGGIDALSAAKVGGLDAVDYIGRKPARAWKNTPAEQVCELDALLEPTVIFQGSAREAAQLYPKNANVAATLSLAGIGLDRTRVTLIADPLSEENVHHYEARGAFGGFEMSLRGKPLQANPKTSALTVYSVVRALGNHAHAISI; encoded by the coding sequence ATGCTCAACATCACCATGATCGGCTGTGGCGCCATCGGCGTGGCCGTGCTCGAACTGCTGGAAAAAGACCCGCAGCTGCGCGTGGACGCGGTCATCGCCACCGCCGACTCAGTCGGCCTAGTCGAGCAGCGGCTGGCCAGCTTCGGCCAGCCGCCGCGGGTGCTCACCGCCCTGCCCGCCGACGCCCGCCCCGACCTGCTGGTCGAGTGCGCCGGCCACAAGGCCATCGAGGAACACGTGCTGCCGGCGCTTGAGCGCGGCATCGCCTGCCTGATCGTCTCGGTCGGCGCGCTGTCCGAGCCCGGCCTGGTCGAGCGCCTGGAGGCTGCGGCGGCGCGGGGCAACACCCGCATCGAGCTGCTGCCCGGTGCCATCGGCGGCATCGATGCGTTGTCGGCCGCCAAGGTCGGCGGGCTGGACGCGGTGGACTACATCGGCCGCAAACCGGCGCGGGCGTGGAAGAACACCCCGGCCGAACAGGTGTGCGAACTGGACGCGCTGCTTGAGCCGACGGTGATCTTCCAGGGCAGCGCCCGCGAAGCGGCGCAGCTGTACCCGAAAAACGCCAACGTGGCCGCCACCCTGTCGCTGGCCGGCATCGGCCTGGACCGCACCCGGGTCACGCTGATCGCCGACCCGCTCAGCGAAGAAAACGTCCACCACTACGAAGCCCGTGGCGCCTTTGGCGGTTTCGAGATGAGCCTGCGCGGCAAGCCGCTGCAGGCCAACCCGAAAACCTCGGCCCTGACCGTGTACAGCGTGGTGCGCGCCCTCGGCAACCACGCCCATGCCATTTCCATCTAG
- a CDS encoding aldehyde dehydrogenase gives MTLEQTLPICVAGTWRLGGGERYATSYPATGEPVAWLNAASLDDVEAAVQGAHQAFLHSGWAQRKPHERAAVLYRIAGLIRERAEELAQLQRQDNGKPINETRALVASAAGTFQFFAAACETLEETITPSRGDFVSMSVYEPMGVVAAITPWNSPIASEAQKVAPALAGGNAVVIKPAEITPLLALQLAQICEDAGLPKGLISVLPGKGSLLGDALTRHPLVKRVSFTGGTRTGKHIAHIAADKMMPVSLELGGKSPTIVLDDADLDHAVAGVLYGIFSSSGEACIAGSRLFVARALYEPFMARLTAAAAQLRVGDPADERTQMGPLISAGHRESVERYVALGLAEGGRLRLGGERLSGGAFDKGYFYPPTILEGLGNHQQVCQEEIFGPVLVALPFDSEEELLQQANDSLYALAAGIWSRDYKRAWALGRKLQAGTVWINTYKQFSISTPFGGWRDSGLGREKGRLGILQYMEQKSLYWGMNDQPLAWAGVEATQ, from the coding sequence ATGACTCTGGAACAGACCTTGCCCATTTGCGTCGCCGGCACCTGGCGCCTGGGCGGCGGCGAGCGCTACGCCACCAGCTACCCCGCCACCGGCGAGCCGGTAGCCTGGCTCAACGCCGCCAGCCTGGACGACGTCGAAGCCGCCGTGCAGGGCGCGCACCAGGCCTTTTTGCACAGCGGTTGGGCCCAGCGCAAACCGCACGAGCGCGCCGCCGTGCTGTACCGCATCGCCGGGCTGATTCGCGAACGCGCCGAGGAACTGGCGCAGCTGCAACGCCAGGACAACGGCAAGCCGATCAATGAAACCCGCGCCTTGGTGGCCAGTGCGGCGGGCACCTTCCAGTTCTTCGCCGCTGCCTGCGAAACCCTGGAAGAAACCATCACCCCGTCACGCGGCGATTTCGTCAGCATGAGCGTGTACGAGCCAATGGGCGTTGTGGCGGCCATCACGCCGTGGAACTCGCCGATTGCCAGCGAAGCGCAAAAAGTTGCCCCGGCCCTGGCCGGCGGCAACGCGGTGGTGATCAAACCGGCAGAAATCACCCCGCTGCTGGCCCTGCAACTGGCACAGATTTGCGAGGACGCCGGGCTGCCCAAAGGGTTGATCAGCGTGCTGCCGGGCAAGGGTTCGCTGTTGGGCGATGCGCTGACCCGCCACCCGCTGGTCAAGCGCGTGTCGTTCACCGGCGGCACCCGCACCGGCAAGCACATCGCCCACATCGCCGCCGACAAGATGATGCCGGTGTCGCTGGAGCTGGGCGGCAAGTCGCCGACCATCGTGCTTGACGATGCCGACCTCGACCACGCCGTGGCCGGGGTGCTGTACGGCATCTTCAGCTCGTCGGGCGAGGCCTGCATCGCAGGGTCGCGCCTGTTCGTGGCACGCGCCCTGTACGAGCCGTTCATGGCCCGCCTGACTGCTGCCGCCGCACAACTGCGGGTGGGCGACCCGGCCGACGAGCGCACGCAGATGGGCCCGCTGATCAGCGCCGGCCACCGCGAATCGGTGGAGCGCTACGTGGCGCTCGGCCTGGCCGAAGGTGGCCGCCTGCGCCTGGGTGGCGAGCGCCTGAGCGGCGGCGCATTCGACAAGGGCTACTTCTACCCGCCGACCATCCTCGAAGGCCTGGGCAACCACCAGCAGGTGTGCCAGGAGGAAATCTTCGGCCCGGTGCTGGTAGCCCTGCCCTTCGACAGCGAAGAAGAACTGTTGCAGCAGGCCAACGACAGCCTGTACGCCCTGGCTGCCGGCATCTGGAGCCGCGACTACAAGCGCGCCTGGGCACTGGGCCGCAAGCTCCAGGCCGGCACGGTGTGGATCAACACCTACAAGCAGTTCTCCATTTCCACCCCGTTCGGCGGCTGGCGTGACAGCGGCCTGGGCCGCGAGAAGGGCCGGCTGGGCATCCTGCAGTACATGGAACAAAAGAGCCTCTACTGGGGCATGAACGATCAGCCGCTGGCCTGGGCCGGCGTGGAGGCAACGCAATGA
- a CDS encoding VOC family protein translates to MSVLGIDEVTYGVEDLATCARFFADWGLTQVSEQPDEVIFETLNGCRVVLASIDKPGLPPAIEPGSTVREVVWGVASQEDLALYSQRIANDPGFVEGNGRIGCTDPNGLAIRLQVTRKRPLDIECSGHNTWQTKGRINKPAPVYDRATPIEVGHVVFFVKDVNACEAFYHERFGFQASDRYPNRGAFLRTAEEGGHHDLFMLQLPAPRAGLNHVAFTVRDLHEVFGGGMHISRCGWATEIGPGRHPVSSAFFWYFKNPAGALVEYYADEDQLTGEWQPREFEPGPTVFAEWAIAGGIDGNTRRQQHVEAPQGKFLTDKPKNN, encoded by the coding sequence ATGAGCGTACTGGGCATCGACGAAGTCACCTACGGCGTGGAAGACCTCGCCACCTGCGCGCGCTTTTTCGCCGACTGGGGCCTGACCCAGGTCAGCGAACAGCCCGACGAGGTGATCTTCGAAACCCTCAACGGCTGCCGAGTGGTGTTGGCCTCCATCGACAAACCCGGCCTGCCGCCGGCCATCGAGCCTGGCTCGACCGTGCGCGAGGTGGTGTGGGGTGTGGCCAGCCAGGAAGACCTTGCACTGTACAGCCAGCGCATCGCCAACGACCCGGGCTTTGTAGAGGGCAACGGCCGCATTGGCTGCACCGACCCCAACGGCCTGGCCATCCGCCTGCAGGTTACCCGCAAGCGCCCGCTGGATATCGAGTGCAGCGGCCATAACACCTGGCAGACCAAAGGCCGCATCAACAAACCGGCACCGGTGTATGACCGTGCCACGCCGATTGAAGTGGGCCATGTGGTGTTCTTCGTCAAGGACGTGAATGCCTGCGAAGCCTTCTACCACGAGCGCTTCGGCTTCCAGGCTTCGGACCGCTACCCCAACCGCGGCGCGTTCCTGCGCACCGCCGAGGAAGGCGGCCACCACGACCTGTTCATGCTGCAGCTGCCGGCCCCGCGCGCCGGGCTTAACCACGTGGCGTTCACCGTGCGTGACCTGCACGAAGTGTTCGGCGGCGGCATGCACATCTCCCGCTGCGGCTGGGCCACCGAGATCGGCCCGGGCCGCCACCCGGTGTCGTCGGCGTTCTTCTGGTACTTCAAGAACCCGGCCGGTGCGCTGGTGGAGTACTACGCCGATGAAGACCAACTGACCGGCGAGTGGCAGCCACGCGAATTCGAGCCGGGCCCTACGGTATTCGCCGAATGGGCGATTGCCGGCGGCATCGACGGCAATACCCGGCGCCAGCAGCACGTTGAAGCGCCGCAAGGCAAATTCCTCACCGACAAACCAAAGAACAATTGA
- a CDS encoding recombinase-like helix-turn-helix domain-containing protein gives MTTTEVYLQPHQARKRPNTPFEDLLGDSIERAYGNGVSELGELLAHLNLAGPPCPLTSGEWTEDAFKNLMARLGE, from the coding sequence ATGACCACGACCGAGGTTTACCTGCAACCGCACCAGGCGCGCAAACGCCCCAACACGCCGTTCGAAGACCTGCTGGGCGACTCCATCGAGCGCGCCTACGGCAATGGCGTGAGCGAGCTGGGCGAACTCCTGGCCCACCTGAACCTGGCCGGCCCGCCCTGCCCGCTGACCAGCGGTGAGTGGACCGAAGACGCATTCAAAAACCTGATGGCACGGCTGGGCGAATGA
- a CDS encoding aromatic ring-hydroxylating oxygenase subunit alpha: MNMHVTVDPVEQHLANGLKDLWFPVLPSELLGEKPVSIRRMGYKIALWRDNDGSVHALEDHCPHRGAPLSQGPVLGDRLQCPYHGVEVRCDGTVTKVPGSPGCKLEGSRPTRMFHTREAAGAIFLFNATDPHLETPPELVLPEQLTSPEWSSFLCYTEWKGDYRYVLDNVMDPMHGTYLHKMSHSMSEGEATAKFVTRDTEQGFFFEKEGQRGVNFDWTEFLDNGCHWLRLEIPYPKTGGPGGNFTIIGSYTPSSRALSAVFHWRARPLTGWQRDTWRFLYKNRLEARHWAVLEQDRVLLEFMEFEANQRENLYQHDLGVVRLRRYLKGKAKEQLALIETKQLG; encoded by the coding sequence ATGAACATGCACGTAACCGTCGACCCTGTTGAACAACACCTGGCCAATGGCCTGAAAGACCTGTGGTTCCCGGTATTGCCGTCGGAGCTGCTGGGCGAGAAGCCCGTTTCGATCCGCCGCATGGGCTACAAGATCGCCCTGTGGCGCGACAACGATGGCAGCGTCCACGCCCTCGAAGACCACTGCCCGCACCGTGGCGCGCCGCTGTCCCAGGGGCCGGTGCTGGGTGACCGCCTGCAGTGCCCGTACCATGGCGTGGAAGTGCGCTGCGACGGCACCGTCACCAAGGTGCCAGGCAGCCCTGGCTGCAAGCTCGAAGGCAGCCGCCCGACGCGGATGTTCCACACCCGCGAGGCGGCTGGCGCGATCTTCCTGTTCAATGCCACCGACCCGCACCTTGAAACACCGCCCGAGCTGGTACTGCCCGAGCAACTGACCTCGCCCGAGTGGAGCAGCTTCCTGTGCTACACCGAGTGGAAAGGCGATTACCGCTACGTGCTCGACAACGTCATGGACCCGATGCACGGCACCTACCTGCACAAGATGTCCCACTCGATGAGCGAGGGCGAGGCCACCGCCAAGTTCGTCACCCGCGACACCGAGCAGGGCTTCTTCTTCGAGAAGGAAGGCCAGCGCGGGGTCAACTTCGACTGGACCGAATTCCTCGACAACGGCTGCCACTGGCTGCGCCTGGAAATCCCCTACCCGAAAACCGGCGGCCCGGGCGGCAACTTCACCATCATCGGCAGCTACACCCCCAGCAGCCGCGCCTTGTCTGCCGTGTTCCACTGGCGCGCCCGGCCGCTGACCGGCTGGCAGCGCGACACCTGGCGCTTTCTCTACAAAAACCGCCTGGAGGCGCGCCACTGGGCGGTGCTGGAGCAAGACCGGGTGTTGCTGGAGTTCATGGAGTTCGAGGCCAACCAGCGCGAAAACCTGTACCAGCACGACCTGGGCGTGGTGCGCCTGCGTCGTTACCTGAAAGGCAAGGCCAAGGAACAGCTGGCCCTGATCGAAACCAAGCAACTGGGCTGA
- a CDS encoding PDR/VanB family oxidoreductase: MSNSSTISALVHTLRHEADGIISVELRPWGDTVFAPFEAGSHIDLHLPNGLVRSYSLLNSPSDQGRYVVGILRDRASRGGSRYVHEQLRVGSQLQISQPRNNFALDTRASHSVLVAGGIGITPIYCMFRQLLALGRSAELIYCARSRAEAALLEDIAGLNAKVVYHFNDEKGGLPDLAAYLGGRAKDTHFYCCGPTPMLDAFEQTCEQLGYANAHIERFTAVEVAASEEAQDSYSVELSRSGKTVQVEAGLNLLDVLLEAGCDIEHSCREGVCGSCETRVLEGDVDHRDGVLTKAEKAANKSMMVCVSGCKSRRLVLDL, encoded by the coding sequence ATGTCCAATTCCTCCACCATCAGTGCCCTGGTGCACACCCTGCGCCATGAAGCCGACGGCATCATCAGCGTAGAGCTGCGCCCTTGGGGCGACACGGTGTTCGCGCCGTTCGAGGCCGGTTCACACATCGACCTGCACCTGCCCAACGGCCTGGTGCGCAGCTACTCGCTGCTGAATTCGCCGAGTGACCAGGGCCGTTATGTGGTCGGCATCCTGCGTGACCGCGCCAGCCGCGGCGGTTCGCGCTACGTGCACGAGCAGTTGCGCGTGGGCAGCCAGCTGCAGATCAGCCAGCCGCGCAACAATTTTGCCCTCGACACCCGCGCCAGCCATAGCGTGCTGGTGGCAGGCGGTATCGGCATTACGCCGATCTACTGCATGTTCCGCCAGCTGCTGGCGCTGGGCCGCTCGGCCGAGCTGATCTACTGCGCCCGCTCGCGGGCCGAGGCGGCGTTGCTGGAGGACATCGCCGGGCTGAACGCCAAGGTGGTCTACCACTTCAACGACGAGAAAGGCGGGCTGCCGGACTTGGCTGCTTATCTCGGTGGTCGTGCGAAGGACACACACTTCTACTGCTGCGGGCCGACGCCCATGCTCGATGCCTTCGAGCAAACCTGCGAACAGCTGGGGTATGCCAACGCGCATATCGAGCGGTTCACGGCGGTGGAGGTAGCGGCATCGGAAGAGGCCCAGGACAGTTACAGCGTGGAGCTCAGCCGGTCGGGCAAGACCGTGCAGGTGGAAGCGGGCCTGAACCTGTTGGACGTGCTGCTCGAAGCGGGTTGTGACATCGAACACAGCTGCCGCGAAGGGGTGTGCGGGTCGTGTGAAACACGGGTGCTGGAGGGAGACGTGGACCATCGGGACGGGGTGCTGACCAAAGCCGAAAAGGCCGCGAACAAGTCGATGATGGTGTGTGTGTCCGGGTGCAAGAGCCGGCGGTTGGTGCTGGATCTTTAA
- a CDS encoding DUF4265 domain-containing protein has protein sequence MPPEHPPAHQIVLWQLEQDAQGYPPASVEGLWVSYSERGYQVDSIPFYAYGIAPGDIISICNDDERVWFDSLLHNGGATVLRILAKAPDTLEQIREAMEDFSCNCEAQQATKMLAVQVPPGQPLDTLLYYLLTQRAAGTLDFEEGVLRHTIPEEFR, from the coding sequence ATGCCCCCTGAACACCCCCCAGCCCACCAAATCGTGCTCTGGCAACTGGAGCAGGACGCCCAAGGCTACCCCCCTGCCTCGGTCGAAGGCTTGTGGGTCAGTTACAGTGAACGCGGCTATCAGGTCGACAGCATCCCGTTCTATGCCTACGGCATTGCGCCCGGTGACATCATCAGCATTTGCAATGACGACGAGCGCGTCTGGTTCGACAGCCTGCTACACAACGGCGGCGCCACGGTATTGCGTATTCTGGCCAAGGCCCCCGATACACTGGAGCAGATCCGCGAGGCCATGGAAGACTTCAGCTGCAACTGCGAAGCCCAGCAGGCCACAAAGATGCTGGCCGTCCAAGTCCCGCCCGGCCAGCCGCTGGACACCCTGCTCTACTACCTGCTGACCCAGCGCGCAGCCGGCACCCTGGACTTCGAAGAGGGTGTGCTACGCCACACCATCCCCGAAGAATTCCGCTAA